The sequence below is a genomic window from Microcebus murinus isolate Inina chromosome 4, M.murinus_Inina_mat1.0, whole genome shotgun sequence.
CTAAGTGAAgcgtctcaagaatggaaaaacaagcaccacatgtactcatcagcaaatcggtattaacagatcaacacctaaatggacatacaggagtaacatttatcggcgttgggagggtgggtggagggaggaagggatgggtatatacaaccacaacgagtaagatgtgcaacatttggaggatggtcatgcgttaagctcttactcaaggagggagaggggcatgggcaatatatgtaaccttaacacttgtacctccataatatgctataattaaaaaaaaaagataaactatacCAGCAAATTTTATAAGCTTCTTCCGTGAAAAAAATTCCATGGAAGTGGAATGTctaatttctttaagtactaaacTTGatagttgatatttctgacatttcattttgacacttcttgttttatctttattgtaaTGGTGCAGcctcattctttcaaaagcacataaaataaaataaaatacccccCGCGGTGTGACGGGCTGCGGGGGCGGCGGGCCGAGGCGGCGGACCCCGGCGGCCACTCTCCGGTCGCGCCATTCCCGGCCGCCTTACCGCGAGGCTAGCGGCCgacgcggcgcggcgcggcgcgggagGCCGCTGCGGGGAGCACGCGTGAGAAGCTGCAGGGTCGGGTGGAGAAGTGCACAAAGGTGGAGAGGAACGTAGAGACGCAGGCTGCTGGGAGTAAAGACCACACAGATGGAGAGGGCTCAGAAGCTGGGAACCAATGTGCTTGTGAAACTGAACACGACAAAAGTATGGATATGGGAAACCAACATCCTTCTATTAGTAGGCTTCAGGAAATCCAAAAGGAAGTAAAAAGCATAGAACAGCAAGTAGTTGGCTTCAGTGGTCTGCCAGATGACAAGAATTACAAGAAACTGGAGAGGTTTCTAACAAAACAACTGTTTGAAATAGACTCTGTAGATACTGAAGGGAAAGGAGACATTCAGcaagctaggaagagggcagcaCAGGAGACAGAGCGTCTTCTCAAAGAGTTGGAGCAGAATGCAAACCACCCACACCGGATTgaaatacagaacatttttaagGAAGCCCAGTCCCTTGTGAGAGAGAAAATCGTGCCATTTCATACTGGAGGCAACTGCGTAACTGATGAATTTGAAGAAGGCATCCAGGATATCATTCTGAGGCTGACACATGTTAAAACTGGAGGGAAGATCTCCTTGCGGAAAGCAAGGTATCACACTTTAACCAAAATCTGTGCAGTGCAAGAGATTATTGAAGACTGCATGAAAAAGCAGCCTTCCCTGCCACTCTCTGAGGATGTGCATCCTTCTGTGGCCAAAATTAACTCTGTGATGTGTGAAGTGAACAAGGCCAGAGGCACTCTGATTGCACTTCTGATGGGAGTGAACAATAATGAGACTTGCAGGCACTTATCCTGTGTGCTGTCAGGGTTGATTGCAGATCTGGATGCTTTAGATGTGTGCGGGCGTACGGAAATCAGAAATTATCGAAGGGAGGTAGTAGAAGATATCaacaaattattgaaatatttggaTTTGGAAGAGGAAGCAGATACTACCAAAGCATTTGACCTGGGACAGAAtcattccattttaaagatagaaaaggtcctcaagagaatgagagaaataaaaaatgaacttctCCAAGCACAGAACCCTTCTGAATTGTACCTGAGCTCCAAGACAGAATTGCAGGGTTTGATTGGACAGCTGGACGA
It includes:
- the LOC105884170 gene encoding BAG family molecular chaperone regulator 5-like, giving the protein MDMGNQHPSISRLQEIQKEVKSIEQQVVGFSGLPDDKNYKKLERFLTKQLFEIDSVDTEGKGDIQQARKRAAQETERLLKELEQNANHPHRIEIQNIFKEAQSLVREKIVPFHTGGNCVTDEFEEGIQDIILRLTHVKTGGKISLRKARYHTLTKICAVQEIIEDCMKKQPSLPLSEDVHPSVAKINSVMCEVNKARGTLIALLMGVNNNETCRHLSCVLSGLIADLDALDVCGRTEIRNYRREVVEDINKLLKYLDLEEEADTTKAFDLGQNHSILKIEKVLKRMREIKNELLQAQNPSELYLSSKTELQGLIGQLDEVSLEKNPCIREARRRAVIKVQTLITYIDLKEALEKRKFFACEEHPSHTAVWNVLENLSEIQEEVLSFDGNRADKNYIRLEELLTKQLLALDAVDPQGEEKCKAARKQAVKLAQNILSYLDLKSDEWEY